Proteins found in one Arthrobacter sp. U41 genomic segment:
- the fabG gene encoding 3-oxoacyl-ACP reductase FabG has product MSETATAGRSVLITGGNRGIGLAIAEAFLANGDKVAVTYRSESTLPAGILGVKADVTDEASVDAAFAEVESAHGPVEVLVANAGITKDTLLMRMSEDDFTSVIDTNLTGAFRVIKRASKGMIRARKGRVVLISSVSGLYGAPGQVNYSASKAGLVGMARSLTRELGARGITANVVAPGFINTDMTAELPEATLKDYLSKVPAARFAEASEVAKVVRWIASDEAAYISGAVIPVDGGLGMGH; this is encoded by the coding sequence TGTCCTGATCACCGGAGGAAACCGTGGAATCGGCCTCGCAATCGCCGAAGCCTTCCTCGCCAACGGCGACAAGGTGGCCGTCACGTACCGCAGCGAATCGACGCTCCCCGCCGGCATCCTCGGCGTCAAGGCCGACGTCACGGACGAAGCGTCAGTGGACGCAGCCTTCGCTGAAGTGGAATCCGCCCACGGCCCCGTCGAGGTGCTGGTGGCCAACGCCGGCATCACCAAGGACACCCTCCTCATGCGCATGAGCGAGGACGATTTCACCTCGGTCATCGACACCAACCTCACCGGCGCCTTCCGCGTGATCAAGCGTGCGTCCAAGGGCATGATCCGGGCCCGCAAGGGCCGCGTGGTCCTGATTTCCTCCGTCTCCGGTCTCTACGGGGCCCCCGGCCAGGTCAACTACTCGGCGTCCAAAGCCGGACTCGTCGGCATGGCCCGCTCGTTGACCCGCGAGTTGGGCGCCCGCGGCATCACGGCGAACGTGGTTGCCCCCGGATTCATCAACACGGACATGACGGCAGAATTGCCCGAAGCAACCCTGAAGGACTACCTGTCCAAGGTTCCCGCCGCCCGCTTCGCCGAAGCCTCGGAGGTCGCTAAAGTCGTCCGATGGATCGCCAGCGACGAGGCCGCCTACATCTCCGGCGCCGTAATCCCCGTCGACGGCGGCCTCGGCATGGGCCACTAA
- a CDS encoding Hsp20/alpha crystallin family protein has protein sequence MAELNKWVPSDVLEPIKRFLDGDLAMAPSIKVEQFVDGTTLVVRAEVPGIDPDKDVDVSVSEGMLHIRAEREEKSEHKSKDGYRSEFRYGSFSRSVALPPGAREEDITATYTDGVLEVRAPAPATPPDTTAKKIRIDHP, from the coding sequence ATGGCTGAACTTAACAAGTGGGTGCCGTCGGACGTGCTGGAGCCGATCAAGCGTTTCCTCGACGGGGACCTGGCAATGGCACCGTCCATCAAGGTCGAGCAGTTTGTGGACGGCACCACGCTGGTGGTGCGCGCTGAGGTTCCGGGGATCGATCCGGACAAGGATGTCGACGTCTCCGTCAGCGAAGGCATGCTGCACATCAGGGCGGAACGCGAGGAGAAATCCGAGCACAAGAGCAAGGACGGCTACCGCTCGGAGTTCCGCTACGGCTCTTTTTCGCGCAGTGTTGCGTTGCCGCCGGGCGCCAGGGAAGAGGACATCACCGCCACGTACACGGACGGAGTTCTTGAGGTGCGGGCCCCTGCCCCGGCGACACCACCGGACACGACGGCCAAGAAGATCAGGATCGACCACCCGTAG
- a CDS encoding DUF5655 domain-containing protein — protein MREESTPEQVFSGSPRGLELFRAVERMLAAPDPPAVRATKSQVAFRGKRGFAYLWWPGRYLKSEVPAVLSIALPRRVEPERFKEVVNPSPGVWMHHLELHTADELDAEVLDWLREAKDNAG, from the coding sequence GTGAGGGAGGAATCGACGCCGGAGCAGGTTTTCAGTGGTTCCCCCCGCGGCCTGGAACTGTTCCGTGCGGTGGAGCGGATGCTGGCCGCGCCCGACCCGCCCGCCGTGCGGGCAACAAAAAGCCAGGTGGCCTTCCGGGGGAAACGCGGCTTCGCGTACCTATGGTGGCCCGGACGCTACCTGAAGTCCGAGGTGCCCGCAGTGCTGTCGATCGCCTTGCCGCGGCGCGTTGAGCCCGAGCGGTTCAAGGAGGTGGTGAATCCATCGCCGGGAGTGTGGATGCACCACCTGGAACTGCACACGGCGGACGAACTCGACGCTGAGGTCCTGGACTGGCTGCGGGAAGCGAAGGACAACGCCGGCTAG
- a CDS encoding SDR family oxidoreductase → MGLLDNKTAIVTGSSRGIGAEVAKFLAAEGAAVVINYRQKAPRANKVVAEIEAAGGRAVAVGADLTTQEGVQALASAAMENFGSLDVLVLNASGGMESGMEPDYALKLNRDAQVNMLNAAVPLMPEGSRVVFVTSHQAHFINTVPTMPTYEPVARSKRAGEDALRELVPSLAEKGISLAVVSGDMIEGTVTATLLDRSNPGAIEARRAEAGRLYSVKEFAAEVAKMVTADVESGHTEYVGGADYFDKGNN, encoded by the coding sequence ATGGGACTGCTGGACAACAAGACCGCAATCGTGACCGGTTCATCAAGGGGCATCGGCGCTGAAGTCGCCAAGTTCCTCGCCGCCGAGGGCGCCGCCGTCGTGATCAACTACCGCCAGAAGGCACCACGCGCCAACAAAGTCGTTGCGGAGATCGAGGCGGCAGGCGGCCGTGCCGTTGCCGTCGGCGCCGACCTCACCACCCAGGAAGGCGTTCAGGCCCTGGCCAGCGCCGCGATGGAAAACTTCGGCTCGCTCGACGTCCTGGTCCTCAACGCCTCCGGCGGGATGGAATCCGGCATGGAGCCGGACTACGCGCTCAAGCTCAACCGCGACGCCCAGGTCAACATGCTCAACGCCGCCGTCCCGCTGATGCCCGAGGGTTCCCGGGTGGTCTTCGTGACGAGCCACCAGGCCCACTTCATCAACACCGTGCCCACCATGCCGACCTACGAGCCCGTGGCACGCAGCAAGCGCGCCGGCGAGGATGCACTCCGCGAACTCGTTCCGAGCCTGGCCGAGAAGGGCATCTCCCTCGCCGTAGTCTCCGGCGACATGATCGAGGGCACCGTCACGGCCACCCTGCTGGACCGCTCCAACCCGGGCGCCATCGAGGCCCGCCGGGCCGAGGCCGGACGGCTGTACTCGGTCAAGGAATTCGCCGCGGAGGTCGCCAAGATGGTCACGGCCGACGTCGAGAGCGGGCACACCGAGTACGTCGGCGGGGCCGACTACTTCGACAAGGGAAACAACTAA